Part of the Cyprinus carpio isolate SPL01 chromosome A23, ASM1834038v1, whole genome shotgun sequence genome, aaatatgaaactacGCATTTCAACATAAATGCAAACAGGGCCTCTAGAAATTCTTAGTAGCAGGTagtataattttgttttagaGTTTTAATCTCTCTTGAATGTACAGAATACATAAGTATACTTAATGTGGCACAGGTGCGAGGAAGTTATGAAGTTAACCTGAAACCACTGCCAACAAGACAACTTTATAGAAATTGTACCACGTGTGAATTGTATTCATATTTCAGGTTTCCTAATATTATGTTAAATAGTGGACTGGATTCATGGTTTCATGACACTGTTGCaccttaaattaaaacaatgtaaacaatATACAGTCGACACTAAGTCGAAATCATTTCTAAGTTTTAGGAATTTTTTGAGAGATCTCTCTAAATTTCAGTCGTTTTATTTAAGTTCAGATTGTTTATAGCAACGCAGCTAGGGCTGCGAAGATAATAATCTAGTCTTTGCTCCTCAGAGACAGACCCATTTGTATGCATCGTTATATCAACAACATCCTCTGTTCATTAAATCCTTTCCTGGATTTACTCTCTTATCTGTCCTATGCCTAAAAACACCATTAGGCTATTACtaatgtttattaaagaaattaatccGTTGAGATGAAAAGATTATGATTTTATGAAATCCAAAATGTCTTGTAGATTTGGATATGGACATATCCTTCAGTTCATACGAAAGaaaatatgagagagagagagagagagagagagagagagagagagagagagagagagagagagagagaactattCACACCGTATCGATATTTGTTAAAAGTCTTTTATCactcaaagttttaaaaaaaaatttctccaaAATTTTAGATTATGTCTTCAAGCGTTGGAGCGGTAGAGAAAGCAACAGACAGCTGTATGCACCGGTCCTTTGTGCCTtccattaatttgtttattatttccaACACTTGCCTCATTGCAGTTTTTATTCTCTTTAGAGAGCCTGTTTTTGCATGAAATGGTTAAAGCGATGTTATTATCGATGTTTTATGCAGCTGTTTGTGTCAGCAACCACAAGAGCGCAGAAGGTAGGGAGGAATTATAAAAAGGTTGACACCCAGAGCGACCGGCGCGCTtttgtgagagaaagaaaaatgatttattgCCAGCAACGTGGTTCAAACAGAGTTCACTGAGAATTGTAGTGTACCGGCGGAGGCGCTGAGTTATGGTCTTGCTGAGCCACTACATCAAAGATTCCTTTTCAGATTTAGTGAATGGACCCAGCGGCATGAGACAAGGGAACAAACTTACTTTAATTAGAAAATTCCCAAGATCACAGGCGATTTTCAAACAATAAGGGACGAGTTTGAAGTGCAAGGGGggccataaaataaaatagcttccACCACCACttccaaaaatattaatagtaataaaatgcTTCGAAAtagtttaaataacatttattgaatATCTAATTCATATGTGGATATGGAATGAGTACACTTGGGTTCCTTACACACTCGGGCGCTGTAATCTTTCATGTTAATAGCGCTGCAGATCGGCAGAAGCCGGACTTGTAATATGCATAGTGAATGCTTCTATTTGACAAGGCTCGTGACAGCAATTCACTGAactcaaaataactcaaaatcTTTTTTGGAAAAAGATTGATTTTAGCCTTACAACCGAAGAGCATAGCCCCATGGCTCCTTGATATTCATCTTTAATAAACAGTATATGAATGGTTATGATTTGACTAGTTAAACCATTCGAAATGAAATGCAAGGTTTTCAAACTGCAAACCGTCATTGTTTTAATACAGTCCAAAGTTATCTTAATACGTGCGAGGACTGAGATGACCAATTTTCAAAAACATAGCCTACCTGGCCAAATTGGCAGGCCCTTTGTCGTCTCAGAAACTTATTGAGAgctgtgtattattattaacattcacaaaaaaaaaaaaaaaaaaaaaatcctgcaagagagagagagagagagtgaatcgTTGAGACTATCAGTCTTTGTCTTCGAAAGTACGTTAGACATGTTATTGATAGTACTGAGTGTCTGAGTAAATACTCAAACAAGACATTGTGGAGAGTAAATGAAAAGGGACTAGTCCTTGGTTTTCAGTCCTTGTGCACAATTAATCACTAGTGCGAGACAACTGCTGTCCACAGCTTATGTAAAGGAAGGGGTGGTGTCTTTTATGTTCATTTCAGACTGGGGATACTAACTTATTTAAGCGTGACTGGTTTATGTATTATGTTATCGGCAAGACGTCGTTTTAATTAGCAACTGGCAAAAAAATGAATTCTACTGTGTGTTCTGTAGCATTGACCCTCTTTCCTCTACCAACTTAGCTTTATGACGTCAGAGGACAAAGGCTAATTCTATTCCGAGTAGAAAGGTTTTGAGatcaatttgtaattatttaaaactaggatactttaaaaacaacaaattacccGACTCCAACACGTTTCTTAAGACTTCACCATTGCCCTAAAATGTCGTGCTTGCGCCAAATCCTAGCTGTTCCTACTCTTTTCCCTATTTATCAGGATGTTGTTTTAAATAGACGACAATGCGATTCTTACTACAGACGATGAACTTcaacatatttatttgattaccTTTGACAAGGAAATGCCATCTCAGCGACCATTTTCTTACATTGTCAGTAAACTGGAAAACGAAATTATCATTTAACTAAGATTATTTTTGACATGCATTGTCAGTATACAGCACTGACCGTCAAAATCCCTTTGTTTGACCACACGCAATGATTATCTTGATGTTTTTTTCGCCAGGTAAAAATGATCAGAAATCTCAAAACGcacagggccgggtttcccgataacgattgatcttagcgctgaagagcgttttctacgagtcattttaagatcgttcgttattgtttcacgtgcgtttcccaaaaatgcacttaacacaatcgcacagctgtgctttaagtgctacttaggagtcccTATCCGTTTGCCAAGTGCTGAAATATCACCTTATAGAATAGTTAGTAATTGTAGTAGCCTACTAcacgctcgtttattgaaatgtaaacctaatgctgcgttctagACAGCTCGGAAATAATAcctataatacaaaattattataatacaatattattatattataatttacataataatatacttatataaatatatacatatattatagtactacagtatataatatagagacgttatttccgggtccaCTACattgctggttttcgtgcacgtcagcaagtcattgacagaccCCAAACGTCATTTAATTTAGACCAagtctttgaagcatatttcctacattatttcttttattcgttttttttttatttatttttcagtcatttaatttagatgtgtatttctattttttctgccctttttaattagaaaatttatatattcattttgaaaaaaaaaaaaaaaacaataacaaagatcAAGCAATAAAGTGTGTAAtaaatcacattgcacttgaataaacttaaaggtgtaatctgccgattgtcctacAGGTGACCGCATGaatagggctttacgattactccagagcactcgtagatctacgatgattttcaagtactacttaagttacgatgctttaggaaaacagaccgtaatataaagatcagtcgtacgatcgtttttacgaacttcttggccttacgaagcttttgggaaacgcagccctgggccgggtttcccgattgatcttagcgcttaagagcgttttctacgaatAATAatacgatcgttcgttattgtttcacgtgcatttcccaacaatgcacgtaaagcaatcgcacAGCTGTGCTTTAaatgctacttaggagtcgctatccgtttgtcaggtgctgaaatgtcaccttatataATGCCTCGTATTTGTAGTACACGATCGTTtattgacgttaacctaatgctgcgttccagacagacaacttggatataataactataattcaatacaatattgtattatattatagtgtataatattttgctttacataataatatataatgtactttatatacagtatagagagagagagagagagagagagagagagagagagagagacattttttccgggtctaatacatagctggttttcgtgcacttcagcaagtcattgacatatttttcccccagtctttgaagcatttcctacattacttcttttattcgttttttcggtcatttaatttagatgtttatttcaattttttctgccccttttaattatttcatttataaattaattgaaaaaaaaaataaagaacacgAGTCATAAAGTGTgcaataaagcacaatcaaatccttatattataatgacattgcacttgaatcaaattaaaggtgtaatctgccgattgtcctgcaggtgaccgaataaatctgtcttcttacgatgtacttagggctttacgattactccagagcactcgtagatctatgatgattttcaagtgcgacttaagttacgatgcttttgggaaacagacctaatattaagatcagtcgtacgatcttTTTTACGAACttttaggcttacgaagcttttgggaaactcagccctggtgtcctgacattttatcctattTCGTATACAGCGCATGCGCACATCACTATTACGTCCATTTTCTCATGCTGAATAACATTTAATGTATCTGctttactgtaagggtaggtttagggttgggataGGTgtagtaattatgtgttatattcgcggttgtagctagaaggaATACAGctacaaccgcgaatataacacataattactgtatttgcattactgtaaaggtaggtttagggttgtggtaggtgtagacgttaattaACCATAACTCtacagtagcatttttcgttgtcgaattgtactgtccactgttttaatgggaggtagcaaaatctgacagggtcgGACACGGAAATTGTTTAGAAACACCAGTAGTATTGGACAAAGATCAATTTAAAGTGTGCGGCAATTTCTTTCACCACGCAGAAACGTTGTTTGTTATCCTTTTTACAGAACATGACGATAAAGACAATGTACTGAAATAGTTCTACATGGCTGTTAACGAAAGATTAAGaagattttctttaaatatttattttaaaaaaatcaatacaagtATGGAGCTGTTGTCACAAATGTAAAGCCTCACATGAAGAATTATTCAATCACAAGACAAAAAAGTCGATTATTTTTTAATACCTACCGCAAGAGGACTGAAAagccaaacaataaaacaaaaacacaaaaataaaagcattatcaaATAAACTAAGTCAACACTAAGCAATACACTATCCCAACACAAATGAAAGTCTTTTCTCTTGCAAGTCTTTTCTCTGTCCAAATGGGTCTCTTTCACCCTCCCACCTCCCAAATTACGCTCTCTCATCTCTGTAAGCACGGTAACAGTGTAATGTATGAGCCCTGTTCATGGCTTTTCGTCTGTCCACAGAATAATCATTCGAAATTGCAAAATAGTCGAAGAATGTGGAGGAAAAATGAATCCTCGTTTGGTTGCTTTCGAGCACTTTACAACTCAAACAGCGAGAGCGCGAGACTATTGGAGGAGGCCATCACGTGACTACATTGTTTACCCTTGTTGGAAAACAATTAAAGACGGCAGTGAGTGTACTTTTATGTCTTTCCTACTCCTTTTGTGATCGATTATACAAACGGAGTGATCAGGGCGGTAAGAGATGCAGAAGAATTCGTTTCACGAATTTCATATTAACAGTGCTTACTTGAACAAGACATGTTGCAATAAATCTCATGTTTGTTCTATGGAGCAACATTTCTCCCCTTGTGCTCTGCAGGAGAGCAGTTCTTTGTGGAGACAACATGCTGAAGAAAATTCATCAAAACATTATGAAGGCCATATGTGGAACTTTCAAAAACTCTCTCAACATCCCTATTCATTCTCTGCTGGTGTCAAGCAGTCCACGAATGAAACGACAAACTCCTTGGACCGGGCGAATGCAACGGAAAGAGACGAAGGGAGCAAGCTGTCAACTTCCTGCTTTTCAGCCAAGAAGCACCCTTGGATGAGAGAGACACATACACCTATAAACTTCAGCTCCATTAACGTCATGGAATCAGGTGAGAGAACTCGTTTTTGGAGTAAATGAGATATATTGAGTTGTATTGCTTAGAAACAGGCCTACCCACTTAAGATTTAGTAGTTAATGAATAACAGCTGTGTCATATTTAGTTTTATGTTAATGTGATTTGTCACTTTTAGACACTAATGTCAATGACAGACATCATTGTGAACTACagttattaatcaattattagtGTTTTCCTTTCTTCTTACATAGAAAATGAACCCCTAATTACAGGCAACATTTCAGTCTGTTCATTTCCACAAAATTCATGTAAGAATTCTAAAACTAAAGTTTCATTGTGTTCggtaattatttcaaatatttttatcagtCCAGTCCATCAAGGTTAATGTGGACACATGGCTATAGTAAACACAAGATGgggcaaatatgtttttatgctcattgacaaaaacacaattacaacatatatattaagtatagGGATTTTGTTATGCTATCTAACAGTACTTCTACTGTGTGAAAATATGTCCTTTTC contains:
- the hoxc3a gene encoding LOW QUALITY PROTEIN: homeobox protein Hox-C3a (The sequence of the model RefSeq protein was modified relative to this genomic sequence to represent the inferred CDS: inserted 2 bases in 1 codon; deleted 1 base in 1 codon), whose amino-acid sequence is MQKNSFHEFHINSAYLNKTCCNKSHVCSMEQHFSPCALQESSSLWRQHAEENSSKHYEGHMWNFQKLSQHPYSFSAGVKQSTNETTNSLDRANATERDEGSKLSTSCFSAKKHPWMRETHTPINFSSINVMESGDSRYSSGEVQNSSSCSNSKRAHAAFTSSQLLELEKEFHFSAYLCLNRRLEMAALLKLTDRHIKIRLQNHRMKCKXKEKSTSKSSYSYLETGNMPFVISGSTTDSPVPLKFQCHYERTSMSGINCAQSQW